One Myxococcales bacterium genomic region harbors:
- a CDS encoding glycoside hydrolase family 104 protein, with protein sequence MARWLPCLFLAATTAALGCSAEATDDGSATTEDGVRDAQGNEIVTATVDTFLKTSTQDSSTLPASDVCRIPKGSQVKLGAPTTLGAHVRGRLASAHGCGGKFGGGATVYVFRQHFSGWSAAPQPTPDPTGPTCSPARARGIVPTMQKALLDTIAFAEGTKGRGQDGYNVQFTYVYFDDCTRHPRRIQSSGGLRSDASGRYQFLSTTWDTLGYATFYPDNQERGAMALVRRRGGSVPESRAMTATELANLMDRISYEWASLPPGRYGQPNYSQARIRSEYCRSAGC encoded by the coding sequence ATGGCTCGATGGCTCCCATGTCTTTTTCTCGCGGCGACCACCGCGGCACTCGGCTGCTCGGCCGAAGCGACCGACGACGGCTCGGCGACGACCGAAGACGGTGTGCGAGACGCGCAGGGGAACGAGATCGTCACGGCCACGGTCGACACCTTCCTGAAGACGTCGACCCAAGACTCGTCGACCCTCCCGGCGAGCGACGTCTGTCGAATCCCCAAGGGTTCGCAGGTCAAGCTCGGTGCACCGACGACCTTGGGTGCCCACGTTCGAGGGAGGCTCGCCTCGGCGCACGGGTGCGGCGGGAAGTTCGGAGGAGGTGCGACGGTGTACGTCTTCCGTCAGCATTTCTCGGGGTGGTCCGCCGCCCCTCAGCCGACGCCGGACCCCACGGGACCCACGTGCTCACCCGCCCGCGCGCGCGGCATCGTCCCCACGATGCAGAAGGCGCTGCTCGACACGATCGCCTTCGCCGAAGGCACCAAGGGCCGCGGACAAGACGGCTACAACGTGCAGTTCACCTACGTCTACTTCGACGACTGCACGCGCCACCCTCGCCGTATCCAGTCTTCGGGTGGTCTACGCTCGGATGCTTCGGGCCGATATCAATTCCTGAGCACGACGTGGGACACCCTAGGATACGCGACGTTCTACCCTGACAACCAAGAACGGGGCGCGATGGCCCTCGTCCGGCGACGCGGGGGATCCGTGCCCGAGTCCAGGGCCATGACGGCGACCGAGCTCGCGAACCTCATGGACCGCATTTCCTACGAGTGGGCCTCGTTGCCCCCGGGCCGCTACGGTCAGCCGAACTACAGTCAAGCCCGAATCCGTTCGGAGTACTGCCGGAGCGCGGGGTGCTGA
- a CDS encoding amidohydrolase family protein, with product MRTSFAVAAAIVAAGVVAGSAGCTSPSDPVPEAPASTLLPGLGAADVRLGDTYGAVRAKLGEAEATGSNRLVFARYPAKGLELVFASVEADRLTDESRLVAVGVQRGASCAGSPCPGERKDAIEARLGAPDDATKTLAFYGKGLSVVYADDGTATQVSAFAPYTPESSPREMTEIAAPPGKATRPALGLDALGVVDMHLHPGFYGRIPSTTKALFVEGIPPFARPYAPGVSGAALDTFAPVLGIVDQTRWAGVDHAVLFAVYTQKTTGFFTNEDLASVLTQKENVAADGLPWAFGLASVSFFDGFVRDDGTVDESVAARRYAALASCLERRPDLFLGIKLAHPHQQIALDDRRYLGVYDVAKKYGVPVYLHTGFSPFPTAKNVPESYDPINFEGVLRSYPDVPFVLGHVGQGDKRAVAHALDLAKRYPNVHLEISALGRPFLKDENGADLTPDPKTPQLPYVMTRIKEDGLVAKAIFGSDGPQFSGMVKGYVGQVRAAMAAAGYSESEQKDVMGRNFTRLFFRAR from the coding sequence ATGAGGACCTCGTTCGCGGTCGCTGCGGCCATCGTCGCAGCGGGGGTCGTCGCCGGGAGTGCGGGGTGTACGAGCCCCTCCGACCCCGTCCCGGAGGCGCCCGCTTCCACCCTCCTGCCAGGGCTGGGTGCGGCCGACGTTCGCCTGGGGGACACCTACGGTGCGGTCAGGGCGAAGCTCGGCGAAGCCGAAGCGACCGGCTCGAATCGGTTGGTCTTCGCGAGGTATCCCGCGAAGGGGCTCGAGCTCGTCTTCGCCTCGGTGGAGGCCGACCGCCTCACGGACGAGTCGAGGCTCGTCGCCGTCGGGGTGCAGCGAGGTGCCTCGTGCGCCGGCTCTCCCTGCCCCGGCGAGCGGAAGGACGCGATCGAGGCGCGCCTTGGCGCCCCGGACGACGCGACCAAGACGCTCGCGTTCTACGGGAAGGGGCTCTCCGTCGTGTACGCGGACGACGGCACGGCGACTCAGGTTTCGGCGTTCGCGCCGTACACCCCCGAGTCGAGCCCTCGTGAAATGACCGAGATCGCCGCTCCGCCAGGCAAGGCCACGCGCCCCGCGCTCGGCCTCGATGCGCTCGGGGTGGTCGACATGCACCTTCACCCCGGGTTCTACGGGCGAATTCCCTCCACGACCAAGGCGCTCTTCGTCGAAGGGATTCCTCCCTTCGCGCGCCCGTACGCCCCGGGCGTCTCCGGCGCCGCGCTCGACACCTTCGCGCCCGTGCTCGGCATCGTCGACCAGACCCGATGGGCGGGCGTCGATCACGCCGTCTTGTTTGCGGTCTACACGCAAAAAACGACGGGGTTCTTCACGAACGAGGACCTCGCGTCGGTGCTCACGCAGAAGGAGAACGTCGCCGCCGACGGGCTCCCGTGGGCGTTCGGCCTGGCCTCGGTGAGCTTCTTCGACGGCTTCGTGCGAGACGACGGCACCGTGGACGAGAGCGTGGCGGCGCGGCGGTATGCGGCGCTCGCGTCGTGCCTCGAGCGCCGGCCGGACCTCTTCTTGGGGATAAAGCTCGCCCACCCCCACCAGCAGATCGCCCTCGACGATCGTCGCTATTTGGGAGTCTACGACGTCGCCAAGAAGTATGGCGTGCCCGTGTATCTCCATACGGGGTTTTCGCCCTTCCCGACGGCCAAGAACGTGCCCGAGAGCTACGACCCCATCAACTTCGAAGGGGTGCTCCGCTCGTACCCGGACGTCCCTTTCGTGCTCGGGCACGTGGGCCAAGGGGACAAGCGCGCCGTGGCGCACGCGCTCGACCTGGCGAAGCGCTACCCGAACGTGCACCTCGAGATATCGGCTCTCGGTCGCCCGTTCCTGAAGGACGAGAACGGCGCCGATCTCACGCCCGATCCGAAGACCCCGCAGCTCCCGTACGTGATGACGCGGATCAAGGAAGATGGGCTCGTCGCAAAGGCGATTTTCGGCTCCGACGGGCCTCAGTTCTCGGGCATGGTGAAGGGCTACGTGGGGCAGGTGCGCGCGGCCATGGCCGCCGCGGGGTACAGCGAGAGCGAGCAGAAGGACGTGATGGGGCGCAACTTCACGCGCCTCTTCTTCCGCGCGCGCTGA
- a CDS encoding sigma 54-dependent Fis family transcriptional regulator, with amino-acid sequence MPIHFDETTQGTAHAGTSAPAATAYRVFVLEGQDHGASFVVSAPSFVGKSATCELKLTDPKVSRRHVELDADTLGLRVRDLSSTNGVFLNGSRTIEGIAQSGDRLRLGDTLLGIEAVEASDERGARVSTRTRFGRVVGASPAMRRLFARCDQVAPTDIPVLIEGETGTGKELVAEALHEASARAQKPFVVFDCTTISPQLLESSLFGHERGAFTGAQEARAGVFEVANGGTLLIDEIGDLDIALQAKLLRAVERQEVQRIGGSKWIKVDVRLISATRRDLEAEIQAGRFRDDLYYRLAVARLVVPPLRAREGDVELLSTHLWNKLSGGTVPFPADFLSRWGTYNWPGNVRELFNAVQRRFSLGHSDVWDDSESTPEPVGSGNDLFDTLLHENVPYTIARRRVLDEFDRRFVAVALEKSGGSVARAAANFGIARRYFTKIKSKSR; translated from the coding sequence ATGCCGATCCACTTCGACGAGACCACACAAGGTACCGCCCACGCCGGAACCTCTGCCCCCGCCGCCACGGCGTACCGCGTGTTCGTGCTCGAGGGGCAGGATCACGGCGCATCGTTCGTCGTCTCGGCGCCGTCGTTCGTCGGCAAGAGCGCGACGTGCGAGCTCAAGCTGACCGACCCGAAGGTCTCGCGCCGGCACGTGGAGCTCGACGCCGACACGCTCGGTCTGCGCGTACGCGACCTGTCTTCGACGAACGGCGTGTTCCTCAACGGCTCTCGCACGATCGAAGGGATCGCACAATCGGGGGACCGCCTGCGCCTCGGCGATACTCTCCTCGGGATCGAGGCCGTCGAGGCTTCGGACGAGCGCGGAGCCCGCGTCTCGACGCGGACACGGTTCGGGCGTGTGGTGGGAGCCAGCCCCGCGATGCGGAGGCTCTTCGCGCGGTGCGACCAGGTCGCCCCGACGGACATCCCCGTGCTCATCGAAGGCGAGACGGGGACGGGCAAAGAGCTCGTCGCCGAGGCGCTGCACGAGGCGAGCGCGCGCGCCCAGAAGCCGTTCGTCGTGTTCGACTGCACGACGATCTCCCCCCAGCTCCTCGAATCGAGCCTGTTCGGACACGAGCGGGGCGCCTTCACGGGGGCGCAAGAGGCCCGCGCCGGCGTCTTCGAGGTGGCGAACGGTGGAACGTTGCTCATCGACGAGATCGGCGACCTCGACATCGCGCTCCAAGCGAAGCTGCTCCGCGCCGTCGAGCGGCAAGAAGTCCAGCGTATCGGCGGAAGCAAGTGGATCAAGGTCGACGTTCGCCTCATCTCGGCCACGCGCCGCGACCTCGAGGCCGAGATCCAGGCCGGCCGATTCCGCGACGACCTCTACTACCGCCTCGCGGTCGCGCGTCTCGTCGTGCCTCCGCTCCGTGCCCGCGAGGGGGACGTCGAGCTGCTCTCGACACACCTTTGGAACAAGCTCTCCGGGGGCACCGTGCCCTTCCCGGCCGACTTCCTCTCGCGCTGGGGCACCTACAATTGGCCCGGCAACGTGCGAGAGCTCTTCAACGCCGTCCAGCGGAGATTCTCCCTCGGTCACTCCGACGTATGGGACGACTCGGAGTCGACGCCCGAGCCCGTGGGAAGTGGCAACGATCTCTTCGATACGCTGCTCCACGAAAACGTCCCTTATACGATCGCGCGGCGCCGCGTGCTCGACGAGTTCGATCGCCGCTTCGTGGCGGTCGCGCTCGAAAAATCCGGGGGCAGCGTGGCCCGCGCCGCGGCGAACTTCGGTATCGCGCGACGGTACTTCACCAAGATCAAGTCGAAGTCTCGCTGA